A window of the Lactuca sativa cultivar Salinas chromosome 5, Lsat_Salinas_v11, whole genome shotgun sequence genome harbors these coding sequences:
- the LOC111909719 gene encoding protein FAR1-RELATED SEQUENCE 5-like, with translation MEQPNNNQDQSEQQEEFDFSEYDTLDNVNLQIVDTSNINDCGYSYANLGSDTLYNYGLSIGESSKSNEAEFEDAEIDNYSSDDDDIAQNIDLLREQSAADHDYVSPGGSMYWTLEVSDHIKPKIKSIYDSYVDAVRMYRNYALEVGMAMGTEAGFDVRLGTLRTSTFRVITERHLLCNHDSKPNTGKVDALDIQHNKPKRRKDSFRVDCKAKIVLKIIPGTVKYVVHDFTEKHSHALFSKETIHLSRAKRKLDYAQESFIHNMSKQNIGATKAHRFYTGITGCHSDRGLLSDFKNSTRNLNCFIGGRDSKFLVDKMNERKKYVPNFTFEYRVVDKKLNSLFWADETTKFNYNAFGDVVSLDATFNTNRYNMAFLKTFTKPPTLMLSDQDPTLSKAIKEFIPTTQHKLCMWHITKNLPKKISIEISTNLEFRNRFHGLIGNSKIEPQAFEAGWECLLRDFNITKNKWLNAMYGLRRLWIPSFFKDIPMSGLMRTMSFSESQNWSFQNNTLYGLYFVIFMMSFETNLERQRHNQIFNDFKTSNTFPKMIKHLPYEVHASKVYTRTIFYQVQEEILKYEDTYIQKCVSCEDGVDTFTILEKKTIVTRQTQKEIGDETVQEYHYDRILKETEFKVTHSTLEDTFVCSCMNFEHSC, from the exons ATGGAGCAGCCGAACAATAATCAAGATCAG TCAG AACAACAAGAAGAGTTTGATTTTTCTGAGTATGATACACTCGACAATGTAAACCTGCAGATTGTTGATACTAGTAACATCAATGACT GCGGTTATTCATATGCCAACCTTGGTTCTGACACACTCTATAACTATGGATTGTCAATTGGTGAAAGCAGTAAATCTAATGAAG CGGAATTTGAAGATGCAGAAATCGACAATTACTCATCTGATGACGATGATATAGCGCAAAATATTGATCTACTACGTG AACAATCAGCTGCTGATCATGATTACGTTTCCCCTGGTGGGTCAATGTATTGGACTCTAGAAGTATCTGATCATATTAAGCCAAAGATTAAATCAATATATGATTCATATGTTGATGCTGTTAGAATGTATAGAAACTATGCATTAGAAGTAGGGATGGCAATGGGTACGG AAGCTGGATTTGATGTTAGACTTGGGACTCTTAGAACATCAACGTTCCGTGTTATCACGGAAAGACATTTATTGTGTAACCATGATAGCAAGCCTAACACTGGTAAAGTGGATGCTTTGGACATTCAACACAACAAGCCTAAAAGAAGAAAAGATTCATTCAGGGTGGATTGCAAGGCAAAGATTGTTTTAAAGATAATACCGGGCACTGTAAAGTATGTTGTTCATGATTTTACTGAGAAGCATTCTCACGCTTTGTTTAGTAAGGAAACTATTCACCTATCACGTGCCAAGAGAAAACTTGATTACGCACAGGAAAGTTTTATTCACAACATGTCCAAACAAAACATTGGTGCGACAAAAGCACATAGATTCTATACTGGCATAACTGGTTGTCATTCTGATCGAGGCTTGCTCTCTGACTTCAAAAATAGTACAAGAAATCTTAATTGTTTCATAGGTGGGCGAGATTCCAAATTTCTAGTTGACAAAATGAACGAAAGGAAAAAATATGTCCCGAACTTTACTTTTGAGTACAGAGTTGTCGACAAGAAGCTAAATTCACTTTTTTGGGCGGACGAGACAACTAAGTTTAACTATAATGCTTTTGGAGATGTTGTATCACTTGATGCCACGTTCAATACAAATAG GTATAATATG GCCTTCTTGAAGACATTTACAAAACCACCTACATTGATGTTATCAGATCAGGATCCAACATTGTCCAAAGCTATTAAAGAATTTATTCCGACAACACAACACAAACTTTGCATGTGGCATATAACTAAAAATTTACCAAAGAAG ATATCAATTGAAATTTCTACCAATCTAGAGTTCCGTAATCGTTTCCATGGCTTAATAGGGAATTCTAAAATTGAACCACAAGCATTTGAGGCTGGTTGGGAATGTTTGTTGCGGGATTTCAATATTACAAAAAACAAGTGGTTGAATGCTATGTACGGGTTGCGTAGATTATGGATCCCATCATTTTTCAAGGACATACCAATGTCTGGTCTTATGCGGACTATGTCATTTTCTGAAAGCCAAAACTGGTCATTTCAAAACAAcaccctttatggattgtattttgtcatttttatgATGTCTTTTGAGACTAATTTGGAACGACAAAGACATAATCAAATTTTCAATGatttcaagacttccaacacttttCCTAAAATGATCAAACATCTTCCTTATGAAGTTCATGCATCCAAAGTATACACCCGTACCATTTTTTACCAAGTTCAGGAAGAGATTTTAAAATATGAGGATACATATATCcaaaagtgtgtgtcatgtgaaGATGGTGTTGACACATTTACTATATTGGAGAAAAAAACCATTGTCACTAGACAAACTCAAAAGGAAATAGGTGATGAAACAGTGCAGGAATATCATTACGATAGAATTCTCAAAGAAACTGAATTCAAG GTTACACATTCAACATTAGAAGATACCTTCGTGTGCAGTTGCATGAATTTTGAACAT TCGTGTTGA